The following DNA comes from Cytophagales bacterium.
CAAAAAATCCTTGAGCTGGATGTGGCATACAATGAGTACCATGATCTACAAGGCGTTCGATTGATGAACATAGGTGACATCCATCTGAAGTCCGACGTATCTTTTGGCGCATCGGGAAAAGGTGATTTGGTTCAGATCAGAATCTTTCAGGTATTGGCCATTCTCATTCTGGCCGTAGCAGCCATCAACTACGTTAACCTGAGTTTTGCCATATTTCTGAATAAGGGTAAAGAACTGGGCATGCGCAAAATTCTGGGTGAAACACGAATGGAAATCATCATTCATCTTAGTTTACAAGCGGTAACAACGGCGCTATTGGCTCTTCCCTTCATTGCCTTGGGGTTGTACTTTTCCTTACCCTCATTTGAAGCATTGATGGGCATTAAAATCACGGCTTTACTGTTCGAACACCCTGCTTATATCTTTCTTGGCATTGGGCTTCTGGTATTGATCGGATTGCTCACGGTAATCTATCCACTAGCGGCCATCGGACAGATCTCTATTGGTGAAATGCTAAAATCCAAGCAACTCCTCAATGGCCATGGTGGTGTACGATACCGGAATCTCCTGATGTTCATTCAGTTTGTATTCCTGTTTGCTTTAGGCATCTCTGCCTGGTTCATGAATCGTCAGATTTCGTATCTGGATGAAAAGGACAAGGGGTTTGATGCCAGTCAGGTATTGAAAGTGCAGAATGCATATGATATTGGTAGTTATGAAGATTATCAGTTATTTAAAAACAGACTACTCTCCTATCCTCAGATACAGGGAGTGGCTTTTGGTCCCATGATGGGAGATGGCATGTCTCCGTTGAGTTATCAAACAGAGGGAAGCGAAGAAATCTATGAAAACCTGCTGTCTTATGGTGTAGATACGGACTACTTTGAAGTCATGGGCATTCCCATCCTGGAAGGTGATTTCAAAACGGTATTGGCAGGAGCGGACAATGGACAGATTGTATCGCTTGTCAATCAAAGTTTCATCAATCGATTTAACTGGAAGTCCGATCCGATTGGCAAAAAGATCACCTTGCGTCCCGGAACAGAAAATGAACTACACCGCAAAGTATCCGCAGTTTTCCAGGACTTTCACTTCTTTTCTTTCAAGGAAAAAATAGCTCCACAGATCATCTCCTTAAGACCCGACCCACAATTCGTCAACACCAATATACTGGTGAAGGTGGCCACGCCTGATTTCATCGGAGTGAGCAAAATGATTGAATTTGAATGGAACAAAATACAGCCGGGTTTACCCCTGGACCTTATCACGATGGAATCTGCTGTAAGAAAAATGTACACCAAGGAGCGACAAACCGCCACGGTGGGCATTAATCTTTCTTTTCTGGCCATTGGCCTTTCGATCATGGGGGTATTGGGATTCATGGTTTACCTGATCAGCATCAAATCGAAGGAGATCGTGATCCGAAAAGTGTTGGGGGCCTCCATTGCACAGATCATAAAACTTTTGAATCAACAACTGTTTCTGGCGGTACTTGCTGCTGGTGTAGTTGGAAGTCTGACCAGTTACTGGTTGCTCTCACGCTGGCTAGAAGCCTATGCCTATCGAATTACGCTGAACCCTGTGGCATTCTTGCTGTCTATCATGGCTTCGTACCTGACAATCATGGCCATCACCGCCTATCAGACCATTCGTTCTACGCGAGTTAATCCGGCGGTTGTATTGAAGGAAGAATGAAGTTTGTAAATGGTCTTTTCGCCTGTATTAAGCATGTTGAATTGAAAATAATATCCACCAGTTTTCGATTGCAAAGGAAATTACCTTTATTGGCTTGAAATTAATTCAACCTAATTGATGAGTAGATCAACCTTTATCACAGCCCTAGTACTTGTAGGAATGATGCTGTCCTGTACCAGTCAAACAGAAGAAGCCAAAACACCTCCGGCCGATGAGATCAAATTGAGTTTTGCCTTCATCGGTTGTAACCGCATTTCCTACACGGATAGAAAAGAGTCCAATGCATCAAAAGCCAATGTGCCAGCTGTCCGAAGAATATTCAAGGAGCTCACGGGTATGGAACGCAGACCTGAGTTGCTGTTCTTTCTTGGTGATATGGTCCTCGGAGAGCAGGATACTTCAGCTTTGAGCACACAACTTGATGCCTGGGTAAAGCAATACAAAGACCCAGCCTTTAGCGGCATCGCAACTTCTGGCATTGAACTCGTGGCTGTAACTGGTAATCATGAAATGCTTTTTTATGATGTGACCACCAAGGGGGAATACCCTCTAAAAGGGGCTACAGAAGATTGGCTTACCTTTATGACTGAATACATGCCATCAGACCGGAACCAAGTGCCATACGATTCACTGCTCAATGGCGCCACCTTTTCCTTTGTTCGAGATAGCATAGGATTTGTAGTCATGAATACAGACACCTACAATGAACCCAAATCAGGTCAGCAATATGGTGAAGAAGGCCGGGTGCCTTACAAATGGGTGAATGAAGAAGTATCAAGATTGGGGTCAGATCCTGGAGTCAAACACCTTTTCACAGTAGGTCACCGACCTTATTACGTGGATGGAAAATATGACACGCTACATGGTGGTTTCCCTGATGGCCCTAAGATTTGGCCAACGATGTTGGTAAATGATGTAGTGGCAATGATCGTCGCACATCAACACAATTATCAACGATGGCAACCAGAAGGTACAGGTATCTATGAAGTGATTTCGGGACAAGGTGGCACCTACAGCGGTCCCGATACACCGAAATTCTATGGATATTCAATCATTAATATCTATGAAAGCGGTCGCATCGAACTGATCACCAAGGGCTGGGACTTACCTAACCCAACCTGGGGTGCTGCTCCTCAAAACCCTACTACCACAAGGGACTCTACGACTTTGAGTTACAGACCTAATGCCAATCCTTATGATAATGGTACGACTGGAAAGTGACACTTCAAGCACCTCAGCACATTCCAAGTCACATCAACACTCCTCCCTTCGCCTTTATCGGTGCAGGGAGTTCTGTTTCACCTAGCATTTCACGCAGGTCAATTTCAATGGTGCGACACAGCGACATCATTGGGATGTCATTGGCCATGCCCATGAAGGGGTTTTCGGTGTAATCGCCTACTACTTCCATCATGACATAAACCCAACCGATCAATACGGAAATCGGAATGGATAGCCAGCCCCAATCACCCATTTTCAAAAGTTCGGGGATCATACTGAAGGGAAACAGTATGATGAATATCGCGACAAAATACCGGCTCATGTTGGCGTATTGTCGAGGCAAAGGAAACTTCTTGATCCGTTCGTTCTTTCCCTGATATTCGTAAAAGCTGCGAAGTACATTACCCATTTCCATGTGTCGGAAATCATCTATCAGGTTAATTTTTCTTAAAGCTGCCAGATCACGAGATTGTTCATTGATGATCTGAGTTGCAGTATTCGCATGATTGATCAGCCGGTCATGTTCATCAGGTGGCAAATAGTGCTTTAATTCTGTTTGAGTCGTCTCATCACCATATAAGCCAATGCCATATTTTTTCTGACGATTTTCCACAAACTTACCCAGGTACCCACCCTGACTGATGTGTTCCCATTCCGTAGGGATCAGAAGCTGACTTCTATGTGCATATAACCACCCGATATGTCGATAGATCAGTCGTTTTTTGATCTTTTGCACCTCATCCGACCTTAGTTTTTCCTGAGCGAATAAATTAGAAACATAACCATCCACCATCATACCCCACGCACGACTATCGTTCACTATACCACCCCACACTTTTCTTGCTTCCCACATGCGGTCATAAGCCTGGTTGTTTTTAAAACCTACATAAAAAGCTACCGCTGTACCGATCACCGACATGGGCAACCAGGGAATCGCAAAAGTGAGTAGTCCCAGATGATAAAGCGCAGATATTGACCCCATCATCAATGTCAGCCATATGATGTGATGTCGGGTCCATCTCAGCAGTTTACCTATTCCTACACCTTTGGTTACGAGCATCGTACTATTCTTTGCTCACAAGATAAAATGGTCGCATGGATCTGACAAATGATCCGCTCCAGCTAAACCCTTCTTATTCTATCATGTATACCCTGCTGCACCGCGATTTCCTTTTCTTTTGTATCTCGTTCAACTTTCCAGTAGTTATTCTTTAAGTTCTTTCTCAATGTGTTTACACCATTTGGTTACAGTGTTCAATTGTCCTAACCTTTTAGTTGCAATGGTTCTATCTAAATGCATTACGTCCTTAAAATCCAAAACCTATTCCACCAAAGCCACCGCCATTCAGATCGGGCGTATGACGGTCTCTGCCACGATTATATAGCTCACTCAATGAAGGATAATCCTCTCTTCCCTGACTTGTCTTCGCTCGTTTCCGTAACCTTTTCTCAAGTGCTTTCTTTTCGGCACGTCGTTCCATGACCTCCTGGATCAGTTGATCATAGCGCCCATGTCCTTGAGTTTTTAAAATGGCCATAGCAGCATCGCCAACGATCTCTACCGGATCTTTGACCAGAACCATCAGCGCATCTTTTACTTTTTCTGACGTGATGAAGGTCCTCAAATGGGAACAAGCCAACAGACGTAAATCGAATTGCCCTTCCTGTGTGGCAAAAATCAAATGATCTACTTTTCCCAATTTAGCCCAGCGATCAATGCGGGATCCTGATAATTTGAGCCATCCGGACTTGTAAAAGAGTTGCTGTATTTGATGCATAAGTAGTCGTTCAGTATTTCAAATATAGCCAACCCTAAGCCATCACCGAAACCATACTCAGTACCTTTTCAGCCAGGCGTTGATCACCTTCGATTGTCACTTGATCCTGAATCTGGCTTGGTCGCAAACTCTTGGTGAACAGCTTCCACGAGATGTCCAAAGGAACATTTACCGCGGCATCAAACCTATCTGCTTGCTCCACCAATTCCCATTGATCTGCTGCTCTTTTCAACCACCATGTTCCTCCGGCATCAGCATCAACCGTCACTCGAATGATCGTTCCATCGCTCGCTGTAACGTCACGAAAAGTATGTGGCAAGGCCAGCATGAATGTGTTGATTACCGGTTGAAAGAATTGCTGACTAAGAATGGTACGATCTTCCATGGCATCACGGATCTGCTGCTGATGATGCCATTTCTCGGTGTATTCCCGTGCTACGTGCATCCAGTTATAACTCGTGGCTTCACCAGCCCATGCCACAGAAAAAGCAGCTTCCTCCCATGGATCAAGAGTCGAGTAGTATTCTGAAACTTGTTCACCAGAAAGTTCGAGTAACATCACAAGCACAGCCGGACTCAATCTTTTAGTCGCCTTGACCCAGTCAGCATTCAGCTGATTTAGCCATTCAACCAGATCGCGGAAGCCCTTGATCTCAGGCGGGTTTTCCCCGAAATAGTAATCGCGTTGCATCGATAAGGCCCTTAAATTTCCATCCAGTAAATGCGTGGCAACATCTTTTACTTTCCAGTGTTTTGCTACTGTCTGCTTATTCCAATCAGTAGGTTCCAGTTGTTTTAGAAAATCGATTAATAGATGATCCAGCGGCTTGAATAAGGGCCTGGCATCAACTGGAATCTCCGACTTACTCATCAGACAATGGAATAAGCCTTGCGCTTAGATCAGGGTCCTGCATATCCGGATCTAATGGATAGATCGGTCGATTGATGCGTTTATAATCCAATCGTTTCAGATCCTGGTCCACCCCACCTGGGGTTAATGCCATGACCCAATCCGCCCGGATATCATAGAGTTCGGGAACCAGGTATCCAATTTTCACAATGACAATGTCCGTTTCCAACGGATTGAGTGTCAACCTCGTAAAATCCTGAATCTTATGGTAAGGCTTGCGCTTTTGGGTGACGATGACACTGATGGTGCCGACCTGAACTACAACTTCCGTCTCTGCGTGAATATCACCTGGCTCAATCGCTTTTACCACCCCTTTGAGCCGCACTGGAGGAGCAAACCTGTCATCAATTTCAGCGCCAACCACTTCATCGACTTCTCCACCAACTCCGACGGCTACCGCTTTTTCCACCAATTTGGGGCCAGGGATGGAAGCATAGATGACGGATGGTCCGTTTTCCTCAAAAAATTCTGGTCGTTCGAGCAATTGTTGCAGCGTCCAGGAAACATCGCCAGCGCCACCAGCCGTCGGGTTATCGCCCATATCACTGATCAGATAGGGAACTTTATCACTAGCAATGGCCATATCAAGACTCGCTTCCAGTGTGGCAGTAGGGGCTACAAATTCAAACCGCTCCCGTTCCTCCCAGAATGATTTGGCCAGGGCTTCTGCAGATTCTTTTACAGATTGTTCGTCATCGCCAACTGCCATCACTACCGCATGATTTCGTGGTTCATCAGCCCAGGCGTAGCCTACCCATATCGCAGCGTCGATCACACCTTCTATTCGTGTGAGTGGGTCTACTTTGGCATAAAGACTTTTACCTGGATCGATTCTCGTGCTTGTTTTCTCTCCCGGCAACAAAATTGGTACACGGATCCAGGCTTTGTATTTTGGTTTTCCCTTGCCACTTTCTAATCGATCGAGCAGGTTTACCAACGCCCTCTTTTTTGATTCAATTGCATCCTCGTGTGGTGCCATTCTGTAGCAGGTGATCAAGTCTGATTGCCTGGCCAGTTTCTGAGATACATTTCCATGTAAATCCATGGAAGTGGAAATCAACGTATTCGGGCCCACTACCTGGCGGATCCTGGAGATCATATTTCCTTCAGGATCATCCATTCCTTCGACGCTCATGGCGCCATGGATATCAAAAAACAAACCATCATAAGGCAAATTTTCCTGTAACATGGTCAGTGTTTTTTCCATCAAGGACTCATATGTTTCTCTGGAAACAATACCCCCAGGTAAGGCATGCCCCCGAAGGGTCGGGAACCACATGGCGCGTGATCGATTAACCGAGTCCTGATCCAGAAAAGGGTAATAGGTAAACACTTCTTCACCAATCCTGGAATGGAAGGCATCTTCATAGGTAACAGCAGGAGAAAAAGTACTGGATTCAATCGCAAGGCCAGCGATGGCTACTCTGGGCAAAGACTTTTGGATTTCTTCTTCCTGGCCTTGCGAACCGCAGGCAAGAAGTGCCACACTAACCAATAGGAATAAACAGAGACGCATGAACCAATTAGGATGTAAAGCTCTGAAATTAAACAATTCGTAGCAGGAGAAAGCAAAGGAATGTATAAACCTGTACGAATAGTGCTGTAAGTGGCTTTAATGGAATCAACAAAACATCAGCTAAACTCCTATAAATCCGTATCTTAGAAAAGTCGATGAGGACAAGCAGCACTTATAAAAAGAGAAGCAGGCCAATCAACCGAACTGGAAGCCCATTCGGTAATGGAAGAGGAATAGCGGGTCCGAAAGCGCTGCATTTATTTCGGTTGGAAGATCAAGTCAATCAAAGTGATCGGGTGCGGCATGGCAAGCTGTTGCAGCAAAAAGCCTATCTGTTCACCACACAACTCAAGAAAAACGGGCAAGACGAGTCTCCCAATCATCAAGTTGGAAAATACATCCCTTCCAAAGGAGCAGAGATCCACGTATACGAATCCCCGCATGGCAATAAGAAAATCAAAGGACAATTGTCGGTCGGTCAAACCACATACCTCATCAATAGCCACCACAAGGCCCTAAAAGCCCTCGAATTGCTTCGGCAACATCGAGAAGCCAAAGGATTCAGTTAGATGGAGTCCATGCTGATCTGTTGGATCGAAGCGTTGAACCCCTCGAATGAAACTGCTCCTGAAGAAAGTCCTGTCAAAAAGAAACACGGAGATGGAGATGGTGAACCAGGTGTGAATCCATCAAATACTCCTTCAGCTTAAAATCAATAAAGCTATTGTCGCTCAGGAAAGAGCCGAAGAATGTCTGCTTCGTTGGCTGCACAAATCCCTCTTTCGGTAATCAATCCCGTGATCAGCCGCGCGGGAGTTACATCAAAACCATAATTGATCGCAGGACTATCCGGAGGGGTCAACAACACCTCTTTGATATCACCTTCGTGTAATCCCCAGATGGATTTTACTTCCGAAGCACCACGCTCTTCTATGGGTATTTCCTTAACACCATCCCGAATGTTCCAGTCAAAGGAAGAAGAAGGTAATGCCACGTAAAAGGGAACCCCATTGTCATGGGCTGCCAGTGCTTTCAAATACGTTCCAATTTTATTGGCCACGTCGCCTGTTCGGGTGGTACGATCTGTGCCTGTGATCGCCAGGTCCACCTGGCCATGTTGCATCAAATGCCCTCCGGTATTGTCCGCAATCACCGTATGAGGAACACCATGTTGACCGAGTTCCCAGGCCGTAAGTCGCGCTCCTTGATTTCTCGGACGTGTTTCATCTACCCACACGTGGATATCATACCCCTGATCAAATGCTTCATAAATTGGCGCCGTAGCACTACCATGATCCACAAACGCAAGCCAACCCGCATTGCAGTGGGTAAGAATATTGATGGTGCCTTTCTTCTTTTCGGCAACTTTCTGGATTAACGACAAACCATGCTCTCCCAATCGCTTGCAAAAGCTTGCATCTTCATCCGCAATTTGATTGGCTATTTCGCGAGTATATACAACCTTCTCCTCGACTTTATCAGTACTATCAATGGCTTTCAATTGTCGATCAACTGCCCACTCCAAATTGACAGCTGTGGGGCGTGTGGCCTTTAACTGTTGCGCTAACTGTTGGATAGATAGGTCGAAATTATCCGAGAGCGAAGCCTCCTTAGCTGCCAGGTACATGCCGTATCCGGCAGCAGCCCCAATCAGGCCTGCTCCTCTCACATGCATGTCTTTGATGGCCGTACACATCTGTGCAACCGTTGTAATATCTTCCACTACAAATTGATGTGGAAGAGTCCGTTGATCAATGATCTGTACAATTTCAGGTTGATCCTGTTTCAACCAGATGGTTCGAAAATGCTGCTCCTTAACGTTCATTATCTGCAATTTATCGAATGGTTGTTTCAAATCGTCGACTTTCATGCGGCAATCCCGTAAAAGATGGTGAGATTGAATAATCCAAATCAGCCTGTTAGACAACACTCAACCCCAGCTATCGACCTTTGATGATTTAATGCTGGATCTAACATGTTAAACAACTGCTCACAAACGACAGGCCGCGGAGACCTATGGCAAATTGATTTAAGAAAGCGACACGAATTTCTCTCCCAATTGATGGTCGCCATTGGTTGGGACTTCCTTCCTCCCAATAGTTTTGATCTTGACCTGACCTGCTTCCTGCTTGGAGATGATGGCAAATTACTTTCCAAAGAACACCTGATCTTCTACAATAATCTGGTCTCACCTGACAAGGCTGTAGAACATAGTGGTGATAATAGCGATGGCAAAGGAGACGGTGCCGATGAAATTATTCTGGCTGATTTAAATGCGCTTGATCAATCAGTACATGAAATTGAATTTGTTGTATTTATCGATAATGCCGGAAGTAGAGACCAGGTATTTGGACTACTGAAACATGCTTTTGTCGCAGTGGAGGATGTCGGAAACCACAAAGAATTACTTCGATATCGCCTTGATACGGAATGCCCTTCAGCCAGTTGTGTCAACCTGGGCAAACTTCAGAAAGAGCGAGGAGAGTGGAAATTTTTGGCTGAAGGAACTTGTTCGGACCTTAATCTGGAAAATTATTTACAGTTGTTGGGTGCTTAATCAAGTTCGTACCACTCAGGTGTTGGGAGGTTTCTTCTACGGCCCTCGTCCACGGGCGCATAAAATTCAGCGAGGTACCAGACAATGATCTCTTCATTCTCTCCCAGTTGCCAAAGCCCCTGTGTCTCTTGCATCCACTGAATAGTTCCTCGCCATCCACTGGCTGTGGCTTTGTTTTGGGTGATCAATTTTGCAGAATGGCATCCCGTACAATTGCGAATCACCATGTCCAAACCCGGACCGTCCAGCAATCCGGTTGGCGTATGTACGCCATCTACAATTTCTGATGATTTGATCATGGTTAAAGACACTTCCTCTTCTGTAGCATCACTCCAGGAAGCCACCCATTCAGGGTTTCCGTTGAGAAACAATACGCCTACAAACAGGAATGCCACTAAAAAGGTCAGCCCCACAATCAGGTTGAACAGCTTTACCAGTAAATTGATAAGTTCCTTCATCGATTAGTTGATCTGGACCGCAATTCGGTGACAAGCATTGTTCAGATATCCTTTTGGGTTCCAACCTGGAAGGACCAATGGTTGTGCCAACCCATTCGAATCCGTCGCTCGGGCCCACACTTCATAGTATCCTTTTTCAGGAAAATTGATTGCTGCTTTCCATTGTTGCCAGGCAAGACGATTCACAGGTTTTGACAGGTCGCAAGACTCCCAGGTAGCTCCAAAATTGATGGAGTATTCTACTTTTGTCACTTCTAGTTCCCCAGCCCAGGCCTGTCCATTGATCTCAAGTAATTTTCC
Coding sequences within:
- a CDS encoding M81 family metallopeptidase, producing the protein MRLCLFLLVSVALLACGSQGQEEEIQKSLPRVAIAGLAIESSTFSPAVTYEDAFHSRIGEEVFTYYPFLDQDSVNRSRAMWFPTLRGHALPGGIVSRETYESLMEKTLTMLQENLPYDGLFFDIHGAMSVEGMDDPEGNMISRIRQVVGPNTLISTSMDLHGNVSQKLARQSDLITCYRMAPHEDAIESKKRALVNLLDRLESGKGKPKYKAWIRVPILLPGEKTSTRIDPGKSLYAKVDPLTRIEGVIDAAIWVGYAWADEPRNHAVVMAVGDDEQSVKESAEALAKSFWEERERFEFVAPTATLEASLDMAIASDKVPYLISDMGDNPTAGGAGDVSWTLQQLLERPEFFEENGPSVIYASIPGPKLVEKAVAVGVGGEVDEVVGAEIDDRFAPPVRLKGVVKAIEPGDIHAETEVVVQVGTISVIVTQKRKPYHKIQDFTRLTLNPLETDIVIVKIGYLVPELYDIRADWVMALTPGGVDQDLKRLDYKRINRPIYPLDPDMQDPDLSARLIPLSDE
- a CDS encoding bestrophin family ion channel — encoded protein: MLVTKGVGIGKLLRWTRHHIIWLTLMMGSISALYHLGLLTFAIPWLPMSVIGTAVAFYVGFKNNQAYDRMWEARKVWGGIVNDSRAWGMMVDGYVSNLFAQEKLRSDEVQKIKKRLIYRHIGWLYAHRSQLLIPTEWEHISQGGYLGKFVENRQKKYGIGLYGDETTQTELKHYLPPDEHDRLINHANTATQIINEQSRDLAALRKINLIDDFRHMEMGNVLRSFYEYQGKNERIKKFPLPRQYANMSRYFVAIFIILFPFSMIPELLKMGDWGWLSIPISVLIGWVYVMMEVVGDYTENPFMGMANDIPMMSLCRTIEIDLREMLGETELPAPIKAKGGVLM
- a CDS encoding maleylpyruvate isomerase N-terminal domain-containing protein; its protein translation is MSKSEIPVDARPLFKPLDHLLIDFLKQLEPTDWNKQTVAKHWKVKDVATHLLDGNLRALSMQRDYYFGENPPEIKGFRDLVEWLNQLNADWVKATKRLSPAVLVMLLELSGEQVSEYYSTLDPWEEAAFSVAWAGEATSYNWMHVAREYTEKWHHQQQIRDAMEDRTILSQQFFQPVINTFMLALPHTFRDVTASDGTIIRVTVDADAGGTWWLKRAADQWELVEQADRFDAAVNVPLDISWKLFTKSLRPSQIQDQVTIEGDQRLAEKVLSMVSVMA
- a CDS encoding ABC transporter permease, whose translation is MLSNFLKHFTRSLRNFWFLNSINLLGLSLAGTAAILVFLYVDHETSFDQFHEASKNIVRLEAKTNSDEWFSNLGVEHARALKNGTYPELERLTVLNRRSRAFVETNNQRFAEENIYQTSVGSAFFEMFDFPFVEGSPEQALKDPKQIVLTESTARKYFGNAPALGQIVIYDSTSYSIAGVIADLPTHTHFEFDLVVNSGSFNGTDHFHGNAYLKLYPDVNRKVLEQKILELDVAYNEYHDLQGVRLMNIGDIHLKSDVSFGASGKGDLVQIRIFQVLAILILAVAAINYVNLSFAIFLNKGKELGMRKILGETRMEIIIHLSLQAVTTALLALPFIALGLYFSLPSFEALMGIKITALLFEHPAYIFLGIGLLVLIGLLTVIYPLAAIGQISIGEMLKSKQLLNGHGGVRYRNLLMFIQFVFLFALGISAWFMNRQISYLDEKDKGFDASQVLKVQNAYDIGSYEDYQLFKNRLLSYPQIQGVAFGPMMGDGMSPLSYQTEGSEEIYENLLSYGVDTDYFEVMGIPILEGDFKTVLAGADNGQIVSLVNQSFINRFNWKSDPIGKKITLRPGTENELHRKVSAVFQDFHFFSFKEKIAPQIISLRPDPQFVNTNILVKVATPDFIGVSKMIEFEWNKIQPGLPLDLITMESAVRKMYTKERQTATVGINLSFLAIGLSIMGVLGFMVYLISIKSKEIVIRKVLGASIAQIIKLLNQQLFLAVLAAGVVGSLTSYWLLSRWLEAYAYRITLNPVAFLLSIMASYLTIMAITAYQTIRSTRVNPAVVLKEE
- a CDS encoding TerD family protein, whose translation is MLNNCSQTTGRGDLWQIDLRKRHEFLSQLMVAIGWDFLPPNSFDLDLTCFLLGDDGKLLSKEHLIFYNNLVSPDKAVEHSGDNSDGKGDGADEIILADLNALDQSVHEIEFVVFIDNAGSRDQVFGLLKHAFVAVEDVGNHKELLRYRLDTECPSASCVNLGKLQKERGEWKFLAEGTCSDLNLENYLQLLGA
- the mtnA gene encoding S-methyl-5-thioribose-1-phosphate isomerase, which gives rise to MNVKEQHFRTIWLKQDQPEIVQIIDQRTLPHQFVVEDITTVAQMCTAIKDMHVRGAGLIGAAAGYGMYLAAKEASLSDNFDLSIQQLAQQLKATRPTAVNLEWAVDRQLKAIDSTDKVEEKVVYTREIANQIADEDASFCKRLGEHGLSLIQKVAEKKKGTINILTHCNAGWLAFVDHGSATAPIYEAFDQGYDIHVWVDETRPRNQGARLTAWELGQHGVPHTVIADNTGGHLMQHGQVDLAITGTDRTTRTGDVANKIGTYLKALAAHDNGVPFYVALPSSSFDWNIRDGVKEIPIEERGASEVKSIWGLHEGDIKEVLLTPPDSPAINYGFDVTPARLITGLITERGICAANEADILRLFPERQ